From the Porites lutea chromosome 5, jaPorLute2.1, whole genome shotgun sequence genome, the window tctttttcaggagtaaaagtgaccccagatattgaggagttaaaataacccccaaaaaggagttatcctgtacctaaaatttttacttcactttcagagttaaattaactccaaaaaaaagtaaaaacaacccatgtaagggaccggtcattatttatcacctggggggggggggggggggggggtcggaggattttgggggggatcacttgatttttaggagaacagagggggggatcagtcgtaactgagagcccaaaagggggggatcactgaaaattttggaaggattcagaggggggaccactcaaatctgcttgaacaatgccagtttgaaagcatacaacacaaatgtgcccattctgctgggagatgatagcatttgcaatctcaatttgttctaacacaactttatttaaaaaacggaagtctgtcacactggcgaatatgtgcatttcaatttatatcgagaaagctttgttttaacgcttttatatttttccttttataacgtgctcatgacttagctaatattcatctttaaacatgacaggtgaattctaaattgtgaactatataaacttctgataactgaaacattgtaaaaagcgtgtttgtttgttttttctgagttaAATACGTACCGAAATGCTTCAGAAAACAGTAAGGCCGAAATACCCGGTGCGGCATATCTTAgtaaaatagagagttttattgAGGACCACTACGTCCGAGGAGagctcttttttgaattttgtcggGATGCCTGCAATAAGCAAAGCGATGCAAGCTCCACACTCTGTTCCTGGTGTATCAACAACAGATGGGTGGGACCAGTAACAGAAAGAATCCCTCAGCCTGTGCCAGACAAGCAAAATCCCGGGCACTTTATGGATGTGTACGAAACGCCGACAACAGGTCGTGCTCCAGACGATTATCAACCGAGGAAATGTCTGAAGGACTTGTACGAACAAAACGCCATCTCTGCGGGCAATCCAAATACCATCGCTGCTTTCTGTGCAACCTATAGTGTCGAAGAAAAGCATGTCATTGAATACCTAGGCCATCTAAATGATATCAACATCAGGAAGGATATTAGAACAAGAGaggctaaggagaaaaaaaggttagaagaGGAACTAACATACAAGGACTACCAGTGGGGCATACTTATTGAGAATGGCAAAGTTGAAAAGCTGAAGGTGAGACAGCTCGACCTGTACCTTAAGGAACATGGCCTGACCACTGTTGGTATAAAGCTGGACAAGATAAAGGCAATTCGCTACCATTACTATCGACAGAGAAGTACAGGCAACGGGAATGAGTTGTCCAGCAGTGAGGAAGAGAGTGAAGAATCAGATACGGAGttagatgatgacgaggatagcgaagatgatcttgtcattgctgatctcgatgaacagtcaactgttcgtatgccagttttaacttttgtaccagATGACCAAATAGCTGGAGTTACTGTACAAGCaaacactggatgaaaaaaaaaggaaaacaaaaagaaaacaaacaaaaaaacgaacaaaaaaaaattataaaaatgtgagcaaagctacaaaggctgatctattacactataaatgaaaataaaaaaggagacaggaacagtggccgatcctagcccttccagatggccgaattgtcgctaaatatgacctgctgatagggacttggcggactgctatttggcactctaaaaaaagtaactttgcagtttcaagcactgattgcagtttcaagcactttgcagttttaagcaagattgcttgtatgtcaactgaattcagatgtctggatccagactagaaaaagacacggatcaagagacccttttaaaaaaagactgcgcgataacggctttattatgctgtaagtacatcatagttagaaatactacctgtatatgaacgtttaaaacactaaatatacacgtcgaaaggtgaatatgggtacaaagacatgaggggggggggggggggggatcacgaaagttatatatagttatgaggggggatcacttcaataaaataacatttaaaggggggatcggctaaatttcatcgtgtttagccgaaaatcctccgaccccccccccccccccccccaggcgataaataatgaccggtccctaaggagtacaagtaaccccatttcggagtgattttaactccagactgggagtaaaaagaactctttttcaggagtaaaaatgaccccaaattcggagttaaattaggagttaaaataaccccccaaaaggggttatcctgtacctaaaatttttactccatttttggagttataataactccctaaaaattacggtgtagcccagtagtagcgaaaagcaccggctttgaaaaccaaaacaatggcggctgaatcgcgttttgctagctaaagttgttttgtctcgatatttggccatctagttggattttactaaaacaattattcctctcgccctcatggcctctgagtcaatagcccattcggccttcggccacaTGAGCCATTGATatagagcccattcgggctcgaggaagaAGTGAAATGCTATATTTTCTCCATTTATATATATAACTTCTAATTATTACAGTTGTGTCTATTAAAAAATATCTTATACGTAAAGAAGGCTTGTTGTGTGAAATATTGTAATTAAGCTCTAATGGCGGCTAAAGTCGTTTATTAAAGGATCTTTAGTCGTCTGAGCACGTTAAAGTCGTCTTGGTATAAAAACAGTTAATAATTTAACGCATTTCACGTCTGATGACTTGAGAGTCTTCTATTAAGTGCGTCTGTCAGACACACTTAACGGACTACTTTAACCTCTCGGACATTACAGACGTTAAATATGACTAGTATAAAAACGGAACACCCGTAAACTGGTGTGCATTTATGCCCAACTCGTCCAAAAACTACTGGTaagaatcattttttttttcaaaaactttttgcCAATGTTGTCGTCCACTTTTAAGGGTTCCGGTTTTACACTAGCTGTGGgctcagttgttcgaaggccgattagcgcttaacccgggtttctttttcttgtgttcaaaagcattttctcggacaattttctgtgctatttttagagcttccaatcatcaacttgtagacaaaaagaattaaaactgaaatgctttttaagctttcaaatctgaattcaaatcttgcactaaccctgggttatcttaacccagtgTTGAACAGCTCGGCCCAGAGTCTCTATCATAAAAACGACCAATTGTATAGATTTGTTTTATCCATTCTgcagtatttttattttgtctacACATATATAATGTTTGGACagatctttaatttttaacgaTCCAACGAAAGAATCATCGTTCCAATTTTTGGTCGAGGGTGGGTTTCCTGTGCAATAACAAAGTAAACAATATCAGGTAAAAACGTTTAACCTGACCAAAATAGACATGATTCAAACAAAAGCCATGCCAACTAGCCACCTTATATACGAGAGACTGATATGGAGTTCGGCTAAAATTTCATTGCGGTACTTTTCAAATACGGCTTGGACATTTTAATAACGAATAATTAGCATCAGTATTTGATCGGACAGGGTAAGCAAAATGATGGAAGTTGTCATAGATCTAAGAGATATACATACAGACCCGTACATGTCATACGGCTGAGAAAAGGGTCCAAGTGTGCTCGATCGTGAATAGATTAGCGCAGTCAACAACTAATAAGGAAACTCAGTAGTTCCCAGACATTAATACTTACAACGCACAAAACTCTCATTTTGCCTCAGAAAAATTTCGCTTCTATCAGTTAGATTACGTTTGGCAAACTCATTTTCTTGCGCGCGCCTTTTATTCCCGTTTATTTGATTTGTTGATGGTTTGTACGTGTATGTCCCAAGTATTAATTAAGGCATCCAAAACTTGGTCTTTTAATTAATCCTCTGGGACTAAAGAGGAATAAAACCATAGGAATAAAGGAAATATTTTTCGAGTTGGTCTCTTTTGGGATGGGATAATGGAACACAGTTGCGAACCTAGCTCTGGCCGTTGTAGATcgagaggttgaaacaagagtgaatgtatCACGGACTGCCCGTAacccgtaaaaaaaaaaaaaaaaaaaaaacaaaaaaatggccgttgtagagaggtagCCGTTTGTAACAGAAATTTTTCTGTTGAAATAATGGAATAATGCCCTTTTGGGGGTGAAATAATGGAACAACGAAAATTTTGAGACGGGAAACTGAAAAATGAACACCCTATTAAATTCCTCTTCATCTCCACGATTCTGTAAGTAAATTTACTTCGTTTAATATACTGAACGAAAGGGTTTTGAGACTTCAAGGTGCCAGGAGCCAAATTCCGATTAACTGTGGATTTACGGCTGTCAACTTAAATTACGAAATTCTGTCTtaattttcacgttttatgcAGGATATGAATTAAGCCGTTGTTCTTTTTTCTCAGTTACTCACTGACGGCTGTCACTCTCGAAACAGATGCcgtttaaaataactttttacgtATTGCGGAGTTTTTATAAGTGCTAATTTTGCATGTTATTTTCTCTATAGATTAAAGTTATTTTCCGCCACAAGCTTGAGTCGGTATATAGTTCAAATCCATGGCAACTCCAGCCGTTAATAAATAACAGAAGGTAGTATCACGAATACGTTTTTTCTGTCCCTGTAAATCGGTCTCAGTCAAGCCGCTATGGAATCATCTGCCCTGTCACACCTTCgagtttgtattttgttttttttattggtcTACTAAATTATATTCGCCCTACTTTTACATCGTTAAGAGCCACAAAAATCCACTAATGAAATGATGATATTGGCACAAATCCATTTCTCTTGAAAATCATGGGAACAGCAATTAGCTAAGAAAACCTAAGACACTGCGACTTTTGTTCGGAAAGTAATTTTTCAAATGATCCAGTCATTTATATGCTATTTCATTAGGCACTGATCCGTTGTTCAGTGTTgggtaaacaaaaactttgaagGACTTTATCTGATCGTAGTCTTAACTTTTGCCCTTTTGAGGGATTTTTTAGTGACTGTAATTGATTTATTGGGGATGTGAGGTCATAGTGACGTAAGCGGAGGGCTGTTGATGTTGGATTTGTGTTGGGTTTCCGCACATGCATTGGTTGTGTTGTCAAAAGATTCGATGGGTTTTATTTAACAAACAGTGCGGTGCCCTCattgttaaaataatattatacacAACCTTCTTCATGTCGTAGCATTTTATCACTCGTATGGTTTCAGCCTCGTTGGAAGATAACTAACTGGATTTCTTCTGGAATACCGAACATATTAGTGGAATAACTTCGTTTCAGTTTCAAGTGTCTGGTTGTTTGAGCgcacaattttattttacaagCTAGTGGATTTGGTCGGTGGCGCTTGTTTTTGCTGAGTTGTATTTTCTTCGTCCGTAACAATATGAAGAACAAATTCCTCCTTATTTTTCTGCTTATTTCAAGCTGCGATGTCAACAATGGGGTTGAAATGGAATTCAAGTGTAAGTAAAACTAAGTTTAGCCTAAATGATTTTCAGCGAACCTCTTCAGCGGAAGCATGTCGAAGATCGTAGTCGATACTTTTACCACAACTGAAATTTGTTCATTGCGTTTTAACAAttctttcattcttttcttGAATTCGTAGTATGTAAGCCTGAGCAATCGCCGTTTATTCCTTCAACGTCGAATTCAGCTTTGGCTttgaaaataactaaaaactgCCAAGGTTgtgaaaagttggaaaattgcACAACATTCGAAGGGAGCATTCAAATACAAATCGTGAGACAAGCAAGTCCGGAGGTAATGAGTCAGCTTCGCTTTCCCAAGCTTACAGAAATTACGGGTTATTTGCTGGTTTCATTAGTGTACGGCGAGCGgagtttaaaagaaatttttcccAACCTTGCTGTCATCAGAGGAAAGGAGCTTTTTCTCGATTATTCTCTCGTCATCTACGAGAATGACGGGCTGCGAGAAATCAACCTCCCTTCTCTTACTACTATTTTGGATGGAGGTGTACGTATCGAGAAGAACATAAATCTTTGCTACGTTAAAACAATACGATGGGAGTCTATTATGAACAGTAATAATTCCTTGGCTTTGGGCACGAACAATAATGACTGCTACGATACATGCTTTGGAGGGAAATGCAAGCCCCCGGCTGGTCATGGCCGTTCGACAAGACAATATTGTTGGGCACCTGGAAAAAATGCACAGTACGCTGATTGTCAGTCTTGTAAGTGTCATTTTTGATTCCTTCTACGTATTTTTGTTATGAcatataattttgttattgttaataattattatacaattACCGTAAACCTTTTTCATGGACACTTCTGCCAGGACAGGGATTACTTGAGCCCGGGGCTGGCTCACTTTGCATTACATACAGTTACAGTTGCATTGGTGAGTTTTATTCCTGTATTACATGAAGCCGGTCTATTACATgaaacctgatttgttgcaagataGGTTTAATTTAGCCTGCacagcaggcgtcgaaaggggtaggggatagggaaaagggaaaaagggaagggGGTAGGGGAGAGAGGGGAAGGGACGCCTGCTATAGGAACCCTCTTTTATTCATTTCTGCGGACActggcgtccgcaaattcctgattggctgagccgtaatGAGTAACTTACTGGCGTGTATCCTGGCGTGTATAGTGTGAGAGACAAACATGACGAAGGCATCGAGAAAATGTGTTCTACTTTCATAAGCTTTGGAAGATCAAAATTACTCCAAGCATGTAGCAATTTCATGTTAAAACCTGAACTAAAACCAACTGTAACAGCTTGTTTAGCAGGCAAGATGCTCAAGAGGTTTTGTATACCGGAATTGTCCATACACTGAGCAGCGATTCAAAGGGATTGCGATTCTTGCCAGACATCTGCAATGCTGATATTCAAAAGACCTCCTTTTCCAAAGAGAGAGCTGAAGCTATCCGTTGAGCGTTTTGACAATTGTTTAAAATTCTCCTTTACTTTCATTATTCGCGTCTCAGGCTGGCCAGTGTTCTGTTCTTTGTGACCATCACGGTGCTTGATGAGGTTGTAAGATAAAAGGTCTTGTGTATTCACACAAGACTGATCATTGTTTGtcgtagactgcgagcagtaaaaaaatgagagactgctcgtagtctatgttTGTCGTGTTTGCTGCGGGAGtaagaacagtaaaaatgtttcatttcacTCTATTATGATATCACTTGAAAAAAGCATCTCAACTTGACAATTtccggtaaacaaagtaattaagTTCGGACCATGCTGAGAAGCCCcgtacttgtgattggtcaggTATTGACAGTTACATTATCAGATTAGTTTGGAAAATGGTGGGCGGATTACAAAAACACTGGCTCTTATagcaggcgctcccttccctttGCCCTCTTtcgtgcttttctccctcctcctctccctcccctttttgcacctgccacgcaggctaggttTAATTCGTAGGTGGTAAAATGTGCAACATCATCACTATTCAACTTGttctgcagcaatgttgcaaaatgagtaacctgcgatcaggtgtTCTTCCCCTTTTGTTTGGAAGACGAGGGCAAAAGGATGCCTGATATATTTACTTTATGCGTTGTCTTCCCATAGTCCAGAGTCTGGACTTTTGTCTGATtggtaaaaaacaaaagatcctTCAGAGCCCTGCACCGATTGGTCAAGGAACATATCTGACTTCCGGAGTTATTAGATAGGTTTTGTCGCCTTCATCTCTTCATGACAGAAACCACAAGATGATCAAGGAATCTATTAACAGCAAGCTTAAGTTTTAATGCTGCAATcattgacaaaattgttgtgacatactcaaatagggtaacttcagaaaacaaaagaatccacaACCCTctcctgtcccctccattcagaGTTggagtgtttgttgttttctaaaggtagcttgaacagtggcacaacattgcatggaggggatgggggaggaaaagctatattgtccccttttgaagtcaggaaaatgtcagaaagcccctttagggcgaagtgtctcaactcattttgttggCGATTGTagttgttaaaagaaaaaaaatcaatacttTTTTAATGAATCAAGTCAACAATGAACAGAGAAAAATCTTGACGGCTGAGATAAGGACGAGTTGATATTTGTCAGCGGTAAGGATATCCGCTATTTCTTCTTTGACGCTTTCTTGCTCGTACTAGGCAAAATTGTTGTCCTCTATTTCTGATCGAGGTCAACTGCGTGAAAGTGTGTAAGAAGTAATTATTGATGATTTTAAACCCACACTTTTGTGAACTGATGAAAGACCATGAAAGATTTTTTGCGCAGAATTAATTACTATACTTTTGACCACTACCAGTAAGGTACAGAATTCCATTGATCCCCTATTGTTTTCAATAAATTATCAATTTGTTTGACTTGATGGTTTGAACAAAGGTACCACACGGCAACGATAAGGCAAGATTCGCAATAACAGTCGTGGTAACTTGGTCTTTAAAATCTGTGATGTTTTTGCTAATGACTACTGTATCAACTTAATATTCACCGCTTGCctttttttcccccaaaaaagaaaaagaaaactgccTGACCATGCCTgatacagggcttctgataagTCACggagaaaaaagtcaaattttgtggGATTTTCAGGGACAAATTCATAGAAAAATTGGCTGATTTTGTgggattttcatggaaattttcagtGTAAACTTTGCTGAGAAACAACTGATAAAATATGGCCAATTTTGTGGGAATTTTCTGGAcaaattttgctaaaaatcgaTTGGGTTTTGCAATGATGTGACCAGcgtttttaaaggtttttttttttttttaaacagagaTAATCATTCGCTCTTTCAACAACATTACCATCGAGAAATGAGCCAATGGCAAAGTTTTTTgtatcatggctagtgcccagttttttgcaacataccgtaaaattccgaaaataagcccctccatgtataaggccctccaaatataagccccccaaactggtaacgcaaaaaaccctccgttaaatcgcccctccaaatataagccccccccccccccccaggggcttgtacttggaaaattgccctcaaatacgaattaaaacaaagcaaaaacagtaaatttacttccaactataaggttagcccaatcaattttgaaatgcaaatttccctgcgtatataagcccctcaaaaagggcctttgcaaagtataagccccagggcttattttcggaattttacggtaatctTCACCTGGCAGTTTTGGGATGTTGTTTGAatataaatttgcaagtttgcAGCAAGTGAAACGCCTCAATAGCCaagataagtttcaaatatgttgtacagacataTATTCGATATGATTTCTAGAAAATTTCGcgacattttgtgtgtttttgtgaatttcgcgggatttcgcggatttacctgaattttgtGGCTCCAGGACCGCGCAAAATATCAAAAGCCCTGCTGATAGCAGGTTACaaaagttgcacgtttttgttgcccctTTTACTTAAGCAACACTATATTGGGCCAAACTCGGAAAGTAGGGACGAACTTGCAGGGGCTGATTCGCTAGGGGGTGAACTCACTGATACTgcttttttttccagttatAATTGGTGCACACAGTTATAAGAGGCACCCCAAACTTTCCAACACGGCTTTCTCAAGttaacaaactgaaaattaaactaaaatacCCATCCATAGGGCCCAACCATGATTTTTGGCAATGTTCACCTTAGCTATACAACATTAAATAACACGCTTTCCAACTTCGCTCATTATTGCtccatgttttcttttaatatgtGTCATCGCATGGTTTTTTATCCTTAAATAGGGATATTTTATCAGATAATTTGAACTATGTTCTGGTTCCAAGGGTCTtgaatttgaccaaaaaatgcaaaaaattcaaatgctgCACCTAATCCCATAACCTCCTCTCCATCCAAACATTGAAATCTGCATTATTACAGTCATTCACCTATGTAAACGAAAGCAGAAAAGTTACATATTTgatcaaaagtgaaaaaatcacTCCTATCAAAACAAAAGGCATTGTTTTCTAAAACTATGAATACTTTAACAATCAGTGACCCGTTTTTTAGATTCGTTAACAAGTCAGCTGTCTTGGTTGCAGCATATTGACATCGGTACAGCATCGCAGTAGTATCAAGATAAAATCGATCACGTAATATGTGTGTGAATTTTTTGTCAATTCGCTGCAAAATCTGGAAAAATATGAAGTCCTAATGTTTATGTTTGGAAACAGCTCTCACAGTGTTATTAacagattttgatttaaagCTTTCTTTGGAAAATAAAGGTTCATAACGAGTACCAGATTGCACTGTAGTTGCACAAACATCCATCTTGCTCAAAAGCTCACCTGGTTACCAAACATCAACATTAAGTTCAAA encodes:
- the LOC140937975 gene encoding uncharacterized protein — protein: MVTATSSIDGRKQEESYKNRENEENKEKSAKFIKWLTSCLFVFSELNTYRNASENSKAEIPGAAYLSKIESFIEDHYVRGELFFEFCRDACNKQSDASSTLCSWCINNRWVGPVTERIPQPVPDKQNPGHFMDVYETPTTGRAPDDYQPRKCLKDLYEQNAISAGNPNTIAAFCATYSVEEKHVIEYLGHLNDINIRKDIRTREAKEKKRLEEELTYKDYQWGILIENGKVEKLKVRQLDLYLKEHGLTTVGIKLDKIKAIRYHYYRQRSTGNGNELSSSEEESEESDTELDDDEDSEDDLVIADLDEQSTVRMPVLTFVPDDQIAGVTVQANTG